The Calothrix sp. PCC 7507 DNA segment CGGGCTATGCTCCGCGCTCGCTAAGAGGATGTCTAGGTCTAATTTCACACTAACCCTGGCGACTAGAAGTCGCGGCTACACAAGACTTTACCCACCTCCGTGGGTTTGAAATCCTTGATTACGAAATTTGTAGTATCCCCTTGACATTATTTGGAGTATATACTACATTTGTAGCATGAAGAAAGACGACAACAAAAGGCAAAACGAAAAACCCCTTGAAACCTAAACAATTGCATAGATGCTGCTTTTGGGGCCGCGATTGGTGTTCGACTGCGACGATGCCAACAAACGGACGGTTCCAGGATTCGGGTACCCTACGGGAAGGCAAAGCCTACAATTCCCGACGGCTCCACTCTTTCTTGACTGCGGTTGAAGTTGTGTAAACATTTCCGAGCGCAAGATAAGAGTATCGCAATTATGCTTTCTTTGGGTCTGTAGCTCTAACGGTAGAGTTCCTAGATGTCACTTGTGCCCTGACAGAAAAAGCTTACATACTAGCTCAATAGTAGAGCTATCGTCTCTAAAACGATAAGTTGCAGGTGCGATTCCTGCGGTGTAACCACAGCTTTTTCAACTTGCATGAGGTGTGAGTGTAACTCTCACAGGGAGGGTATCGGTTCAATCCCGATCAGATCCATTAATATCAATTCGTAATTAAAAAGAGGTGATTGCAATGGTTCATATTCGATTTGAAGGACGTTCTGTTGATGTCCCAAAAACACAATTGGGAATTGCAGCAGGGATGAATGATGTGGCAGTGAAGGAGCGGGTTGCTCGGCATTTAGATGTGAATAGCGATCGCCTGTCTGCTTATGTAATAGATCGCCGTCCTAGTGGTGATTTGATTATCCGCCCTGAAGCTGTCTATGGTTAAAGTATTTAGTCTTCCGTGCCCCGACAGAAGAAGCATACATACACATTCATAACGGCCCTAAGGTAGTAAAGTTCGAGCGATCGAATAAGCGAAGCATGATTTCTAAATCTCTCGCAGATTTAGCGTGCGTGCCCACTGCCAATATTTGGTAAGAGCGGCCGTAAGCTGTAAAAAGCTTTTTGAACTTGCACGGAATGATTTAAGACTTAATTCCGCGCCCTTGTAAAGCCTACACACACTCCGGAAACGGAATGCAGGTACCCTGCGGGAACGCTACGCGAACAAATCCTGTGGCTCCCTTTGATGGGAGCGTAGCCAAATTGGTATAGGCAATTGTGACAACTGCTTTGCTAACTTGTGCGGAATTTCAATTATTTCAATTGTATTTATCTATTATCTTAACTCAATCACATATATGGAGGTGAATTCAATGATGTCCACTAACTTATGTAGCCTAACAAGTCAATCACTACAACTATCTTTAAGCCACATATTTTTCAGAAACATAAGTTATGAGCGAACATCGTTGGAGCGAGATTGTGATTGAGCGTCCTCGCAGTGGGAGGAGAATTAGCCTCAAAAAGGTGACTGGCTTTAAGAAGCAATTATACAAAATCACTCAGGACGCAATTCAGGATGGATTGTTGAATCCTTACCTGATTAAACCAATAAATAAATCTAAGTATCTTTCAGATCATCTCGGACCTCTGCGTCGGTTTTTGCGCTCAAAAGTCGGACAGCCTTGGAATGAAGTTTACAGCCAACTGTGTCAAAGATTAGATCCCAGCACAATGGCAGGAAAGCATGTTATTGATCATGTGTGGGACTATGTTGAACGGCATGTAGAAATAATTGATGGTGGTGTTTATCGCAAACCTTATCGAGGGTATCGAAGGCAGCTAGATGCATACCATCGCGATCGCTTCTATATCCATCCTGAAACTGGAATTCTTTGTGCAGTCGAGAAAGTACCTCGAATGCAGGAGTCAAAGCAGAAACAAACTGATATTGTCATCATTGATAATTATCATCAATATCACAAGATAAATGAGATTTGGTATTTAATTACCTTTGAAGATTTCCCCCCGCCACCAACTTATTATGTGACGGATGTTATCCAAGGGATAATTAATCGTTCTGCTGCAATGTATAGAGGTCGAATGATTTACGCTGCCAAAAAACAGCAGTGTAATAAGAAAGAAATTCGATTTATTTTAAATCAACTTTCTAAAACCTAAAATTTTCACTTCGTGCCCTAACTGAAAAAGCTTACATACTAGCCGAATGGTAAGGCACTTGACTTGAGATCAAGCAACTACGGGTTCAAATCCCGTGTGTGAATTAACAGCTTTTTCGACTTGCACGAAGCGATCTTATTTCATTTCAATATGGAGGTGAGAACGATGAAGAAGATTAATCATTTCAACATCGAGCCTGAAGATTTCGACGATTTCTGCTTTTGAACCATCGAGCAAACGCCGTCGTGGCTACCCATCTGAAAAAGCTGTTAAACGTGGCGTAGGCGTAGCCCGCCGTAGGCATCGCCTCGTTCATGGCGACAAGGAACTACAGGAAAAACTTGGTAACAATGACCTTTGTCTTTGTGGTTCTGGTCGCTGCTTTCAAAAAGTGCTGTCGCAATAGCGGCAGATATGATGGCAGCTTACGCAGCTACTACTTTTAGAGAGTAAGAGCAAATTCGATAATTTTCCGCTCATTACCTAGTCCCCAATCCCTAATCCCCAGTCCCCAGTCCCCAGTCCCTTTTACTTGGCAGTTGTTGCCGCGCCCCGATCGCAGAAGCTTACATAACTCTGCATAAGTTAGACAAAATGCTTCTACAACTTGCGCGGTGACTTTATCGCCCCGCGTGCAACATCTGCCTCCTGCAATTTTAGATTTTAGATTTTGGATTTTCGATTGCAATCCAAAATCGTAAATCTAAAATCCAAAATTTTTAAAGGAGGTTATTATGAAAACCGCAGAACGTGACCTGCGCCTGGAAATGCTCAACAGTTTGCTGACAACTCCTCACCGCAAGCTTGAGCAAGTTGCAGAAATTCATCAGTTAATTATTGAACTCGATCCCATCTTCTATGGACACCTGGCAGTCTGGTATCAGCGTCATGGTGATGTCCGCGACCACAAAGAGGTGTTTGTTGCTCATTTGCTAACCAGCAATTTAACTGAACACCGAGATGCTGGATTTATGATGCTGCAAGAGTTTCCTCCCTATCAGGTAGCTCGTGTAGTGGACTTTATGAAGCAGCAGCAGAATAAACTGCCTCGTTCGGCTCGGACTGCGGTACGGCGTTATCTAAAGGTACGAGAAAGCAATCCGGCTCTGTTCGATCGCGCTGCGCTGAGAGGTCGTAAGGCAATGAAGCACTTATATGCTTCACTGCACATCAAGCCAAATGAGCGGGCAAATGCGATTCTATTCCGCGATACTCCTCCAGAGGGTTCCTTAGCAAATGTGCTGAAGCAGGTTGCTAAGGCAGAAAATGCCGCAGAACAGGCACGGCTGATTGTGGAGTTCAAAATTCCCTACACGATCGCAATTGGTGCGATCAAGCAACTCACACCTGTTGTATTGGTGGCGTTAATCAACAGCATGACTCCTCAAGAGGCGATCAATAACCTCAAGTCTCTCCAGACTAGAGGTGCAATGGATCACCCACAAGTCAAGAAGCTGATTGATTCTAAGCTAGAAGCAGCGTCTAAAAGTACGCGTGTCTCAGCATTCAAAGCACAAATTGCCACAGATGCAGGAGATTTTGACGCAGACACCGTTGCCCAATTGGAAAAGGTGACAAACGAACAGGTGAAACGGCGTGGTGCGATCGCTCGTCCAACTGCTTTATTGGTGGACAAGTCTGGTTCAATGGAAAATGCGATCGCGATCGGTAAGCAACTCGCTGCCCTAATCTCTGGTATCACTAAGGCAGAACTGTTTGTCTACGCTTTTGATACCATTCCTTACGCTGTTACAGCAAAGGGCAAGGAGTTGACCGACTGGGAGCGTGCCTTCCAGCACATCAATGCAGGCGGTGGTACTAGCATCGGCTGTGCATTGGAAGCAATGCGGAAGAAGAAGCAGGTAGTTGACCAAATCATCGTGGTGACGGATGAGGGCGAAAATGCGGCTCCTTACTTCGGTGAAGTCTACAAGAACTACTGCCGGGAGTTGGCGATAATGCCCAATGTGGTGATTGTCCGCGTAGGTACTCATTACAACTGGGTGGAGACTCAACTGAAACAGCAGCAAGCACCTGTAGATACGTTCACTTTCGCGGGTGACTACTACAGCTTGCCGAACATTGTCCCACTCCTGACGCGCCCCTCTCGTTTGGATTTGCTGATGGAGATTTTGGATATGCCGTTGCCTGTGCGAGATGATAAGTAAGTTCTAAAATACAACGGTGTGTTATGCCGAAGGCTAATGCACCATATTTATCTCATTAATCTAGTTCAGAGACTCATTAATCTAGTAGTCTGTCAGGGTTGAAATGAGGGACTGTAGTGTGAGCGTCTCGCTCACGCGGGCTTTTCGGCCCGCACTACCAAAAACCCCTCAAAACAAAATTGACAAACCACTAGTTCAGAGACTCATTAACGAGAATTATTCGTAAATAAATTCCTCTTTCCTGTGTTTCCTCTGCGTTCTCTGTGGTTATAGCAGTCAACTTAATGCGAAATCGGTAGTAAAACTTAGTATAAATTCTGCGTGCCCCAACTTTTGGAGCCTACATACTAGTACGAGAGGAAAGGTAACACTGTCAAATACAGTGGGCGTGTGTGAACGGGGAGTGCGAAGAACCTGGGAGGTAGGCTTAAAAGTAGCCATCCTTGAAAGAGTGTTTAACAACTCACCAGCGGAGTCCCTCTAGTAACTGAGAACACGTAATGCTCCACCAACTTGCACGCAGAATTTTATTAATTCGTAATTCGTAATTCGTAATTAAGAAAGTCAGATTTTATAGGGTTGCATTGGTAGCCTTCTTTTTGAAAATTGGTATTAAACCACATCTATTTTGAGAACCATAGTTTTCCAAAGTAGTGGGAGCATCTTGCTCCCGAATGGTAGTAGCGGGCAAGATGCCCGCACTACTCCAGGTTTCAAAATCGACAAGGTTTAGTTATGACTAACATATTTAAGCTAATCAACCAAATTGCGATCGCACAAGCACAATTGTCTACAACCCAATTCCTAGCACCCTGTGTCAAAGGTGGACGAGTTCGCACACGGGTAGCCGGGATGATCTACACCTTTAGTCCAAAGCCTAGTAAATTTCAAGGTTGGGGCATCTTTCAGGCTGTGGATGAAAAAACAGCAACGGTTGTAGAAGAAGCAGACTTACCCCAAATTGCAGAATACCTGCAACATTTTTCCCAAATACGACTGCGGTTAGCACATCAACTGCAAAAACAAACTTGGTTAGCATACCCCATAAATGAAGTAGATATGCGTCAACGGTTGAAGGTAGTTAAGCCGATCGCCATCCACTTAGTAACCGAGGGTGTCGCCTTTGAGCAAATCATTGCCCGATGGAATGGACAGTCTTGCTGGTTTGAGGAAGTCGATCGCCGTACCGATCCGGCAATTTCTGAAACTCTGCAATCTGCCGTCAAGCAACTCATTCCTGCTGAAGAATTACAGTTTAAGGGCATTACTCCAGAAATCCGCACAGTGTATGAATTAGCAACTCGGCGGATTGAGGGATTTACTCAACTCCAACAAGATGAAAAGCGATTGAGAAAGGCATTGCAAATGGGTGGCGCTGAATTAAATCAATTCCACGATCGCAGCGATTATTGGACAGTCGATTGGACAACTGCTGATGGGGTTCGCCATAGTAGTGCGATCGCTAAAACTGATTTGACTGTTGTCAGTTCTGGCATTTGTCTGAGTGGACGCGATCGCGATTTTGACTTGCAATCCTTAGTAGGTGTCATGGAACAACAAGAGTAGTGATATTAGAGAATTCAGAATTCAGAAGTCAGAATTGAGGAGTAAAACAGATTTAATACCGAGTACACAATCTAAAATCTAAAATCTAAAATCCAAAATCGAATGAGTATCTTTTTTCACGAACAGCTTTACCGCACTAATGCTGTGATGACAAAGTTGAAAAACTATCCTGTAACAATTTGTGGCGCTGGAGCATTAGGCGCTAATATTGCGGAAAACTTAGCTCGGTCTGGTTTTGATAAACTGACAGTGATAGATCGCGATCGCATTGAGGAGCGCAATCTTTCAACTCAGCCTTACTACCGTTCCGATGTGGGAGCGTTCAAGGCGAAAATTTTGGCGAACAATTTATATCGAGCAATTGGTACTAAAGTTGATGCTAAAACAAAGGAGTTGACATCAGCAAATACAAATCAATTACTCCAAGACAGCCAGCTAATTGTTGATGTCTTTGACAATAGCTTGGCACGTCAAACAGTGAAAGATTATGCTGATCAAAAAAGCATTCCTTGTCTTCATGTGGGGCTAGCAGCCGATTATGCAGAAGTGATTTGGAATGACGTTTATCGCGTTCCTTCCGAGGTTAATGATGATGTCTGTGATTATCCATTGACACGGAACCTAGTGATGTTAACCGTTGCTGTGGCGTGTGAAGCGATCATTTCATTCATTGCTACAGCACAACAGCGTAATTTCAGTATCACCCAGAAGGATCTGACTGTTCAATCTCTGTTTTTGTAGATTGCGTAAGTAGAACATCGTCATTTATCCTTTGTCATTAGACCTCTTGCATAAATATTTTTTTATCTCACGCAGAGGCGCAGAGGCGCAGAGAAAGAGCGCGAAAATTACGACTTTTGCAAGAAGTCTATTAGTCATTTGTAAGGGTTTTAAGCTGTCGCGCTTTTAAGTTGCACCCTCGACGCGGGCAGGATGCCCGCACTACAATAATTTAAATAAATCACGATGTGCAAATTACAAGATTATCAGCTTAGTAAAGTATTTACAATTGAAGACACTGACTAAAAAGCTGATTTTGGTCAAGCTATGATATGAAATAAGAAGAGTGCGGAAAAAGCGATCGCATGACCATCACCCGAACAAAATGGACAATAGACGAATACCACCAGATGATTGCGGCGGGTATTTTGGATAATAAGCGTGTGGAGTTACTGAAGGGAGAAATTATCGAGATGTCACCGGAAGGGGAACCCCACGCATATTTTAGTAGTGAAGCAGGGGAATATTTAATTAGGTTGCTGGGCGAGCGCGCAATGATTCGTTTAGATAAGCCAATTACCCTACCTAATCACTCTGAGCCTGAGCCTGACATAGCTATTGTGCAACGATTGGGGCGTGAATATCTAGAGCATCACCCAAATCCCAACAATATTTTTTGGCTGATTGAGTATTCAAACTCTAGCTTAGACAAGGATTTAGAGATAAAAAGTAAAGTTTATGCTGAAGTTAACATTCCTGAATACTGGGTGGTTAACTTAAAAAAAAGGCAGTTGGTAGTATTTCGAGATCCCCAAGATGGGGAGTATACAACAAAATATACACTGACCGTTGGGACTATTTACCCAGTGGCGTTTCCAGATGTAGCTGTATTAGTAAATTCAATAGTCAGTAATTAGAGAAGCAAAAAAGCAATCAAGGGCGATGTCTGACGACAATCCGTCCCGCGTCACAGCAAATTTATTCGTCAATTATTTCTTGACAGACGACTAGATCATGATCTTACATTCGGGAAATCACTAGTAACTTGCAACACATAATTTCCTAAATCTCGTCTGGGTTAATTCCCAAATCCCGCAATCTTTGCGCCAATCGTTCGGCGCGATCGCTTTGCTGTTGCAGTAATTCTTCTGGTGTAGGTAATTTTCGCCCTTGTTGATCGTACCAATATAACCACTCACGCGATCGCCCCAGATAAACACCACGTTCTCGTCCAATTGCTAACCCAATCTCTGGCATCCACACCTGCGAATTTGGTTGTAAAATATAGCTGCCATCTACTAGACGATAAACTTCTAGGGGTTCTCGCTTGCGTCGATATCTGCGACTGGGTACATAAATTGCGTAATATAAAATCCCTAATTGAGCATAGTCGAGTTTTTTCTTTTCGTATTCACCACCGTAGGTTTTAGAAACAACTTCTAGGG contains these protein-coding regions:
- a CDS encoding VWA domain-containing protein: MKTAERDLRLEMLNSLLTTPHRKLEQVAEIHQLIIELDPIFYGHLAVWYQRHGDVRDHKEVFVAHLLTSNLTEHRDAGFMMLQEFPPYQVARVVDFMKQQQNKLPRSARTAVRRYLKVRESNPALFDRAALRGRKAMKHLYASLHIKPNERANAILFRDTPPEGSLANVLKQVAKAENAAEQARLIVEFKIPYTIAIGAIKQLTPVVLVALINSMTPQEAINNLKSLQTRGAMDHPQVKKLIDSKLEAASKSTRVSAFKAQIATDAGDFDADTVAQLEKVTNEQVKRRGAIARPTALLVDKSGSMENAIAIGKQLAALISGITKAELFVYAFDTIPYAVTAKGKELTDWERAFQHINAGGGTSIGCALEAMRKKKQVVDQIIVVTDEGENAAPYFGEVYKNYCRELAIMPNVVIVRVGTHYNWVETQLKQQQAPVDTFTFAGDYYSLPNIVPLLTRPSRLDLLMEILDMPLPVRDDK
- a CDS encoding ThiF family adenylyltransferase; translated protein: MSIFFHEQLYRTNAVMTKLKNYPVTICGAGALGANIAENLARSGFDKLTVIDRDRIEERNLSTQPYYRSDVGAFKAKILANNLYRAIGTKVDAKTKELTSANTNQLLQDSQLIVDVFDNSLARQTVKDYADQKSIPCLHVGLAADYAEVIWNDVYRVPSEVNDDVCDYPLTRNLVMLTVAVACEAIISFIATAQQRNFSITQKDLTVQSLFL
- a CDS encoding Uma2 family endonuclease, translated to MTITRTKWTIDEYHQMIAAGILDNKRVELLKGEIIEMSPEGEPHAYFSSEAGEYLIRLLGERAMIRLDKPITLPNHSEPEPDIAIVQRLGREYLEHHPNPNNIFWLIEYSNSSLDKDLEIKSKVYAEVNIPEYWVVNLKKRQLVVFRDPQDGEYTTKYTLTVGTIYPVAFPDVAVLVNSIVSN